In Saccharicrinis fermentans DSM 9555 = JCM 21142, a genomic segment contains:
- a CDS encoding GNAT family N-acetyltransferase: MMIKNKKWKPFDGKLWQRNYWEHIVRNEQLFQTISNHIMTIFETKCLLIRHLEQTDLRVLLEIYNNARNMQFVSKGKHHWTMEELCGKVEAVNKYGKFGMGIFIVEEKSTGNIIGEAGLFNSFQDCKKLELGYILDFVYWGKGYGKEICSGLLKYGFEVLKTETLIARMYAKNIASVRLSEKCGMKRTEEGIAENGEKYFTYVSYCN, from the coding sequence ATGATGATAAAAAATAAAAAATGGAAACCATTTGACGGGAAATTATGGCAACGCAATTATTGGGAACACATCGTCCGAAACGAACAATTATTTCAAACCATTTCAAATCACATTATGACTATATTTGAGACAAAGTGTTTGTTAATACGCCATCTGGAACAAACAGATTTGAGGGTCTTGTTAGAGATTTACAATAATGCCAGAAATATGCAGTTCGTTTCAAAAGGAAAGCATCACTGGACAATGGAAGAGCTTTGCGGAAAAGTAGAAGCTGTAAATAAATACGGCAAATTCGGGATGGGAATTTTCATTGTAGAAGAGAAGTCAACAGGAAATATAATTGGAGAAGCTGGACTGTTTAATTCTTTCCAAGACTGTAAAAAATTAGAGTTAGGTTATATACTTGATTTTGTTTATTGGGGAAAAGGTTATGGCAAGGAAATCTGTAGTGGATTATTGAAATATGGATTTGAAGTACTGAAAACGGAGACTTTGATTGCCAGAATGTATGCCAAGAATATCGCCTCAGTAAGGCTTTCAGAGAAGTGCGGAATGAAAAGAACAGAAGAAGGAATAGCGGAAAACGGAGAAAAGTATTTTACTTATGTAAGTTATTGTAATTAA
- a CDS encoding clostripain-related cysteine peptidase — protein MHSLFKLFRFIFLVSFFFISCEDDDYPTIQKETVIVYMVADNDLSDEAFDDINEMEYFFESKAGNLIVYIDSGEEAPRIIKVCPDQSDKIVSKTIITYPEQNSASPTVFRAVIDDIMESYPSESYGLILWSHATGWLPPANNTLKSFGLDENLEMDILNLEEAIPDKTFEYIMFDACLMGSVEVVYQLRYKAPYILASPTEILANGFPYSNIVTSLFDQNESIQQRLENIANEYMDYYMAQSGKYKSASISLIQTNALDELASKTSELLNSYSLQKWEYKQNIAQRLDLLESALAFDFEDFLANNYPDTAVVEVKQQLNNAVLYKEHTEAFLTINQIHKFCGLSCYIPQVEFEKLNNYYQKLSWSKDSGFNLLFAD, from the coding sequence ATGCATTCATTATTCAAGTTATTTAGGTTCATCTTTCTCGTATCGTTTTTTTTCATTAGCTGCGAAGATGATGATTATCCTACTATACAAAAAGAAACAGTCATTGTTTATATGGTAGCAGATAATGATTTAAGTGATGAAGCATTTGATGACATAAATGAAATGGAGTATTTTTTTGAAAGCAAAGCCGGAAACTTAATTGTTTATATAGACTCTGGTGAAGAAGCTCCACGAATAATTAAGGTATGTCCAGATCAATCAGACAAGATCGTGAGTAAAACGATTATTACTTACCCTGAGCAAAACTCAGCAAGCCCCACGGTATTCAGAGCCGTAATAGATGATATTATGGAGTCATACCCCTCCGAATCGTATGGTTTAATTTTATGGTCACATGCCACAGGATGGCTCCCACCAGCTAACAATACGTTAAAATCCTTTGGTTTGGATGAAAATTTAGAAATGGACATTTTAAACTTGGAGGAAGCTATTCCAGACAAAACCTTTGAATATATTATGTTTGATGCCTGTCTTATGGGGAGTGTAGAAGTGGTGTACCAGTTAAGGTATAAAGCACCATACATTCTTGCTTCACCAACAGAAATACTTGCAAATGGTTTTCCATACTCAAATATCGTTACTTCACTGTTTGACCAAAACGAAAGCATTCAACAAAGGTTAGAAAATATTGCCAATGAGTATATGGACTATTACATGGCTCAATCGGGAAAATATAAATCTGCAAGTATTTCTCTTATCCAAACCAATGCTTTAGACGAACTGGCCTCAAAAACCTCTGAATTATTAAATTCTTACAGTCTGCAAAAATGGGAATACAAACAAAATATCGCTCAACGTTTGGATTTATTAGAGAGTGCACTGGCATTTGATTTTGAAGATTTTTTAGCTAATAATTATCCGGATACTGCTGTGGTGGAGGTAAAACAACAGCTTAATAACGCTGTTCTATATAAAGAGCATACTGAAGCATTCCTAACTATTAATCAAATTCATAAATTTTGTGGACTTAGTTGCTATATTCCTCAAGTAGAGTTTGAAAAACTGAATAATTATTACCAAAAACTATCATGGAGCAAAGACAGCGGATTTAATTTACTTTTTGCCGATTAA
- a CDS encoding DUF4249 domain-containing protein: MKSTTFGIIVILAIGLICGGCEKEVNYNGKEYTKKMVLNSMIDCSQDTHFIKISESVFVYSNQNPQPIDDANLEVKINNLPVGVVYDHSTNEHRYYRFEASLNPKDKIEVTGDSQSHGYVKGQDIVPNPPQILAVTPEWFTGIKDGISYLRTKIKIKDIPDEDNFYRIVIHDKVIFEESSPEEAKWFTSDIYVDQEILFKDILGTLGETNTSLFAIFSDKLFQGQEYLLNVYIRKDNFSALNAEHYVKVEILSLSENLYRYLRSLELATNGDNFSEPVKIFTNIDGGFGVFGSYTIDQQIVNID; the protein is encoded by the coding sequence ATGAAATCAACAACATTTGGAATAATAGTTATTTTGGCCATAGGATTGATTTGTGGCGGGTGCGAAAAAGAGGTGAATTATAACGGTAAAGAGTATACTAAAAAAATGGTATTAAACTCCATGATTGATTGCAGCCAAGACACTCATTTTATCAAAATTTCAGAGAGTGTTTTCGTATACTCAAATCAAAATCCTCAACCCATAGATGACGCTAATCTCGAAGTAAAAATTAATAATTTGCCTGTTGGAGTCGTTTACGACCATAGCACAAATGAACATCGTTATTATAGGTTTGAAGCCTCATTGAATCCCAAAGACAAAATTGAAGTTACAGGCGATTCGCAATCACACGGTTATGTAAAAGGACAGGATATCGTCCCCAATCCTCCTCAAATATTAGCCGTAACACCGGAATGGTTTACCGGAATCAAGGATGGTATATCTTACTTACGTACAAAAATTAAAATTAAAGACATCCCTGATGAAGATAATTTCTATCGTATCGTCATCCACGATAAAGTTATATTTGAGGAAAGCAGTCCAGAAGAAGCAAAATGGTTTACATCTGATATTTACGTTGATCAGGAAATACTTTTTAAAGATATTTTAGGAACGCTTGGAGAAACGAATACAAGTCTTTTTGCTATTTTTTCTGACAAGTTATTTCAAGGACAAGAGTATTTATTGAATGTATATATACGAAAAGACAATTTTTCGGCATTAAATGCAGAACACTATGTAAAAGTTGAAATCCTTTCTCTTTCAGAAAATTTATATCGGTATTTGCGCTCATTGGAACTTGCCACAAATGGAGACAATTTTTCCGAGCCAGTGAAAATATTCACAAATATCGATGGTGGATTCGGCGTTTTTGGCTCATATACAATTGACCAACAAATAGTCAACATCGATTAA
- a CDS encoding TonB-dependent receptor: MRIVVTFLFFCIFSFAVKAQVLRINGCVTDIKTKEVLIGATISNNEASFGVVTNSYGFFSFEHPKGNVQLLCSYLGYETVVIDLCLTKDTTINIQLSPIILEISSVEIIANKSNTRMDKGLGIITVPISTIKNRPKLFGESDLMKSLQFIPGVQQTAEGKSNLTIRGGSPDQNLILLDDIPIYNADHAFGFLSVFNTEALKNVTLYKSGYPARFGGRLSSVIDINTKDGNKEALAGSATLGLLAGSVNFEGPIVKDRTSFFFSARRSLIDLYLMGLQEQANADDFETNRTNFSFSDINAKIHHKISDKTSIYTMLYNGRDKLMNRTGNNDISINQDDIPDRNGNSVLNNIPNQKISNSISEQDWKWGNTIYAIRLNSAVRSNMFLNTTVSYNKYQYETTVDNSFANDSVNVIDALNYSSGVNDYSISLNCEYTPSNKHFLRSGLQFIYHDFFPEILLLHSSGNEATTPNTQPSQKVLSREYSFYIEDIWSISKKLKANIGTRFSLFNVDGIMYNAFDPRLSLRYMLTNKLSIVADYTHMEQYIHMLSNNSLLLQTDLWMSSTSSIKPMRARQLSLGVNQTITSQLTFSFASYYKNMNNVIEYKDGASFSGTSSGWEEKVESGIGRAYGAEFSLEKNLGKTTGTLSYTLSKTEKKFNKINSGDWFPSKYDRRHNINLLVMHKLNSKIDFTLNWVYSSGNMITIPVNSVVTPDIPYYPGKFDELTQLENRNNYRMPAFHRLDVGINYTRKKTKNKGGIWNFSIYNIYNQKNAFKLYEEVDVSRNDVGKLVYTKKLKQVTLFPIIPSISHTYKF, translated from the coding sequence ATGCGCATTGTAGTTACCTTCCTCTTTTTTTGTATTTTTTCTTTTGCAGTAAAAGCTCAAGTGTTACGCATTAATGGTTGTGTAACAGACATAAAAACTAAAGAAGTTCTGATTGGCGCAACTATCAGCAATAATGAAGCATCCTTTGGTGTAGTTACTAATTCATACGGTTTTTTTTCTTTTGAGCATCCTAAAGGTAATGTGCAGTTACTTTGTTCATATTTAGGTTATGAAACTGTAGTAATTGATTTATGTTTAACCAAAGACACAACGATTAACATACAGTTATCTCCTATAATACTCGAGATTTCCAGTGTGGAAATAATTGCAAACAAAAGCAATACCAGAATGGATAAAGGCTTAGGTATTATCACAGTTCCTATCTCAACAATAAAAAATAGACCTAAGTTATTTGGTGAGAGCGATTTGATGAAGTCGCTTCAATTTATTCCTGGTGTGCAACAAACAGCAGAAGGAAAGAGCAATTTAACCATTCGAGGAGGCAGCCCAGACCAAAATTTAATACTACTTGATGATATTCCAATCTATAATGCAGATCATGCTTTTGGCTTTTTATCAGTTTTTAATACAGAAGCTCTTAAAAATGTCACTTTGTATAAATCCGGCTACCCAGCCCGTTTTGGTGGACGGCTTTCATCAGTTATTGATATAAACACTAAGGATGGGAACAAGGAAGCTCTGGCCGGCTCAGCAACTCTGGGCTTACTGGCTGGCAGTGTTAATTTTGAAGGTCCAATTGTCAAAGACAGAACATCATTCTTCTTTTCCGCAAGGCGTTCTTTAATTGACCTTTATCTTATGGGGCTTCAAGAACAAGCAAATGCTGATGATTTTGAGACAAACAGGACGAATTTTAGTTTTTCTGATATTAATGCTAAAATTCATCATAAGATAAGTGATAAAACTTCTATATATACTATGCTTTATAACGGAAGGGATAAACTAATGAACAGAACTGGTAATAATGATATTTCCATCAATCAAGATGATATTCCGGATCGAAATGGCAATTCTGTTCTGAACAATATTCCTAATCAAAAAATCTCAAATTCAATATCAGAGCAAGATTGGAAATGGGGAAACACTATATACGCTATTCGTTTAAACAGTGCCGTTAGGTCTAATATGTTTCTCAACACTACCGTTTCTTATAATAAATACCAGTATGAAACAACAGTGGATAATAGCTTTGCTAATGATAGTGTCAATGTTATTGATGCGTTGAATTATTCGTCGGGTGTTAATGATTATTCTATTTCATTAAATTGTGAATATACGCCTTCTAATAAACATTTTTTGAGAAGTGGTTTACAATTTATTTATCATGATTTTTTTCCGGAAATTTTATTGCTTCATTCAAGCGGAAATGAAGCAACCACTCCCAATACCCAACCATCTCAGAAAGTACTTAGCCGGGAATACTCTTTTTACATTGAAGATATATGGAGTATATCAAAGAAATTGAAAGCCAATATTGGGACAAGATTCTCTTTATTCAACGTAGATGGTATAATGTACAATGCCTTTGACCCTCGTCTTTCATTGAGGTATATGTTGACTAATAAGCTATCGATAGTCGCCGATTATACACACATGGAGCAATATATTCACATGCTTTCAAATAACTCATTATTGCTTCAAACAGATTTATGGATGTCATCTACCAGTTCCATAAAACCAATGCGAGCTCGTCAGCTTTCATTGGGAGTTAATCAGACTATTACTTCACAACTCACTTTTTCTTTTGCCAGTTACTATAAAAACATGAATAATGTTATTGAATACAAAGATGGAGCTTCATTCTCTGGCACTTCTTCAGGTTGGGAAGAAAAAGTAGAAAGTGGTATTGGTCGAGCCTACGGAGCTGAATTTTCATTGGAGAAAAATTTAGGTAAGACTACAGGGACACTATCGTATACCCTATCTAAAACAGAAAAAAAATTTAACAAGATTAATTCTGGCGATTGGTTTCCATCAAAGTACGACCGCAGGCACAATATCAACCTATTAGTTATGCACAAACTAAACTCCAAAATTGACTTTACATTAAATTGGGTATACTCCTCCGGTAATATGATTACCATACCGGTAAACAGTGTTGTAACACCTGATATCCCTTATTATCCCGGTAAATTTGACGAATTGACTCAACTTGAGAATCGGAATAACTACAGGATGCCTGCATTCCACAGACTTGATGTAGGGATAAATTATACGCGCAAAAAAACGAAAAACAAAGGTGGAATTTGGAATTTCAGCATCTACAACATCTATAACCAAAAGAATGCTTTTAAATTATATGAAGAGGTAGATGTGTCGAGAAATGATGTAGGAAAACTTGTTTACACTAAAAAACTTAAACAAGTGACTCTTTTTCCGATTATACCTTCTATATCACATACGTATAAATTTTAG
- a CDS encoding BACON domain-containing protein has product MKTLLIRIVKLTFFLFCISFFSCSKDSDPGITIEVNQSTLIFQPGAETKSFEITASEEWNITSAELSHSYGGNFAETNWFRISPVYGVGNATITITTKEDSKNNNIELHIEYGNQAKTITLIQN; this is encoded by the coding sequence ATGAAAACTTTATTAATAAGAATAGTAAAACTGACATTTTTTTTATTTTGCATATCGTTTTTCTCTTGTTCTAAGGATAGTGATCCTGGTATAACCATCGAAGTAAATCAAAGTACGTTGATTTTTCAGCCGGGAGCTGAAACAAAGTCATTCGAAATTACAGCTTCTGAAGAATGGAATATAACTTCTGCCGAATTATCCCATTCATATGGAGGAAATTTTGCAGAAACTAACTGGTTTCGAATTTCACCTGTATATGGTGTGGGAAATGCCACTATCACCATCACTACAAAAGAAGATTCTAAAAATAATAATATCGAACTTCATATCGAATATGGAAACCAAGCAAAGACAATTACACTAATTCAGAATTAA
- a CDS encoding C10 family peptidase has product MIKNFFLIVISFVLIFFSSCSEDLDNSNLQPNGNAPEISPTTRVVSEEQGLIFAEKMYAAIQATETPQTRSTASTQSCDIETIKNEDNVPVMYIVNFGDNQGYMLLSADKESQSSLIAFNTTGKLDLDEMNPNSPMRSMIDEQIEKITKDIDKTINVDDENYNMWESLGNESDGEEIEIELVVNNSASTTKGKHKGSWGLTPIGPSSTIQYCVWGQANGYNADAKRPNIDLAGCPAVAVGLLCKTWKYPSDRGFDYAAMPNSLAPTTDSNPISRMFRDIADVIPGYSWGTAASGGSGASQAGILTGLKTLGYNSAKSTSYDFNTVYSNIEDWYPVLLGGFTNTGGHIWIADGYSETKWKVTRKFLGITVKTWYEYSDHIYMNWGWYGSSNGWIDQESWPSYNNSRIMWYDLFPR; this is encoded by the coding sequence ATGATTAAGAATTTTTTTCTAATAGTTATTAGCTTCGTGCTGATATTTTTTTCAAGTTGCTCAGAAGATCTTGATAATTCAAATCTACAACCAAATGGGAACGCTCCTGAAATTAGTCCAACTACGCGAGTTGTTTCTGAGGAGCAAGGTCTGATTTTTGCGGAAAAAATGTATGCTGCCATTCAAGCAACAGAAACTCCTCAAACACGCTCTACTGCATCTACTCAATCTTGTGACATTGAGACCATCAAAAATGAGGACAATGTCCCTGTTATGTATATCGTTAACTTTGGTGACAACCAAGGCTATATGCTACTGTCCGCTGACAAGGAATCCCAAAGTTCACTAATTGCATTCAATACAACTGGGAAGTTAGACTTAGATGAAATGAATCCAAACTCTCCCATGAGATCGATGATCGATGAACAAATAGAAAAAATAACGAAAGACATAGACAAAACAATAAATGTAGATGACGAAAACTATAACATGTGGGAAAGCTTAGGAAATGAGAGCGATGGCGAAGAGATTGAAATAGAGCTGGTTGTAAACAACTCAGCTTCCACAACCAAAGGTAAACATAAAGGGTCATGGGGCTTGACGCCAATTGGGCCATCGAGTACTATCCAATATTGTGTGTGGGGACAAGCAAATGGCTACAATGCTGATGCAAAACGCCCCAACATCGATCTTGCTGGATGCCCTGCCGTAGCAGTAGGGTTATTGTGTAAGACATGGAAGTATCCAAGCGACCGAGGATTTGATTATGCAGCAATGCCCAATAGCCTGGCTCCCACCACCGATTCTAATCCTATTTCAAGAATGTTTAGAGATATCGCGGATGTAATTCCTGGTTATAGTTGGGGTACTGCAGCAAGCGGAGGCAGTGGAGCCAGTCAAGCTGGAATACTCACTGGGCTTAAAACTCTTGGCTACAATTCCGCTAAGTCAACTTCATATGACTTCAATACTGTATATAGCAATATTGAAGATTGGTATCCTGTTTTGTTAGGTGGTTTTACAAATACTGGTGGCCATATTTGGATTGCAGATGGTTATTCAGAGACTAAATGGAAAGTTACAAGAAAGTTTTTAGGTATTACGGTTAAAACATGGTACGAATATTCTGATCACATATACATGAATTGGGGTTGGTATGGCTCTAGTAATGGTTGGATTGATCAAGAAAGCTGGCCTTCATACAACAATAGCAGAATAATGTGGTATGATTTATTCCCACGTTAA
- a CDS encoding aldo-keto reductase family protein — protein MKHNVIPIAKAKGLGVVGMKVFGAGTMYKEVPGFSRRPDQIYREVGSVDLPSHELIEYVLTTPGVDTLIIDIGHIDEDPLKCQLTQNYYASQVRPDAMSDEKRREIEAKTAQVAGERTNFFQLDKIDMTPPRDLKQEAVDGTTKITWQTAYAAEHAISHYEIVLNDNIIGKVAHKPQVLKESPFVFETAETGTFKVYTVDAAGNRA, from the coding sequence ATGAAACATAATGTTATTCCAATAGCTAAAGCTAAAGGCCTTGGTGTTGTTGGGATGAAAGTATTTGGAGCCGGAACCATGTACAAAGAAGTTCCTGGATTCTCAAGAAGACCTGACCAAATTTATCGTGAAGTAGGTTCTGTAGATTTACCAAGTCATGAACTTATAGAATATGTTCTAACCACACCAGGTGTAGATACTTTAATTATAGACATTGGTCATATAGATGAAGATCCGCTTAAATGTCAGTTAACTCAAAATTATTATGCTTCTCAAGTTAGGCCTGATGCAATGTCAGATGAGAAAAGACGAGAAATAGAAGCAAAAACAGCACAGGTAGCAGGAGAAAGAACAAATTTCTTTCAGCTTGATAAAATAGACATGACACCACCTAGAGATTTAAAACAAGAAGCTGTTGATGGAACAACTAAAATCACTTGGCAAACCGCCTATGCAGCTGAGCATGCAATTTCTCATTATGAAATTGTTTTAAACGATAATATTATTGGAAAAGTAGCGCATAAACCTCAGGTGCTTAAAGAATCTCCGTTTGTTTTTGAAACTGCAGAAACTGGAACTTTTAAAGTTTATACTGTAGATGCAGCCGGAAATAGAGCATAA
- a CDS encoding mevalonate kinase family protein, whose amino-acid sequence MSINNKNSIFYSKVLLFGEYSILFDSNGLTIPYAHFNGTLDFINSTSYTDLDFAKKSNEQLKKYSAYLQEKAIDLVHIDQINADVAKGLYFESSIPEGYGLGSSGALVAAFYKKYGKNRIEAKAGLSNKETQELKRTFSILESYFHGKSSGIDPLICYLKYPLFIKDQKNISSIGISRENIKSDDAVFIVNTKQTGKTGPLVDLFMTKCLNPKYIDRIKNDLIPTTNKCIHSLLAGDLNSFYTHLKQLSKFQFQYLKEMIPSEYLKHWEEGFKKNDYLLKLCGSGGGGYLLGFTRNFSKVKKELTDQGLEVIPVYQEF is encoded by the coding sequence ATGTCTATAAACAATAAAAACAGCATTTTTTATTCTAAGGTTCTTCTTTTCGGAGAATACTCTATCCTTTTTGATTCCAATGGATTAACCATCCCGTACGCACATTTTAACGGGACACTTGATTTCATAAACTCAACCAGTTATACCGATTTGGACTTCGCAAAGAAATCCAACGAGCAACTAAAAAAGTATTCGGCATACCTGCAAGAAAAAGCCATTGATCTAGTGCATATTGATCAAATTAATGCGGATGTTGCAAAGGGCTTATATTTTGAATCTTCTATTCCCGAAGGTTATGGTTTAGGAAGTAGTGGTGCTCTGGTAGCTGCCTTCTATAAAAAGTACGGTAAAAATCGCATTGAAGCCAAAGCTGGGCTCTCAAACAAAGAAACACAAGAACTCAAAAGAACATTTTCGATCTTAGAGTCCTACTTCCATGGTAAAAGCTCGGGCATCGACCCGCTCATTTGCTATCTGAAGTACCCGCTTTTTATTAAGGATCAAAAAAATATTTCTTCCATTGGTATATCCCGAGAAAATATAAAATCAGATGATGCCGTATTTATTGTCAATACCAAACAGACAGGTAAAACAGGACCTCTGGTAGATTTATTCATGACCAAATGTCTCAACCCTAAATATATCGACCGAATAAAAAACGATTTGATACCAACAACCAATAAATGTATTCATTCCTTATTGGCAGGTGATTTAAATAGTTTTTACACACATCTAAAACAACTTTCTAAGTTTCAGTTTCAATATTTAAAAGAGATGATACCCAGCGAGTATTTAAAACATTGGGAAGAGGGATTTAAAAAGAACGATTACTTACTAAAACTATGTGGATCAGGAGGTGGTGGCTACCTACTTGGTTTTACTCGAAATTTCAGCAAGGTAAAAAAAGAATTGACAGACCAAGGTCTGGAGGTGATACCTGTTTATCAGGAGTTTTAA
- the mvaD gene encoding diphosphomevalonate decarboxylase produces the protein MTITEKQDLSEGSKIHVTSPSNIAIVKYWGKTGMQIPLNPSVSFSLKHSITDTSISYTFHPGQENISFRLIFAGKENTTFKKKTEVFFKRILQIFPWLVNFHLNIESKNTFPHSSGIASSASSYAALAICLSKIHQQITGQQLSEQQISNVARLGSGSACRSIYGGWNSWGKSKLKQSSNMHAIHLQDNIHPSFTNIQDSILIVSEDQKKVSSTLGHQLMEGHPYREGRIQQANEHTNKLFTILKTGDWNAFVTLAETEALSLHALMMSSTPNYTLLLPNSLNIVQQIRIFREQNNIPVCFTIDAGPNIHVLYPAANKKQVQEFIHNNLMSYCVQGNLIHDELGDGPAEIL, from the coding sequence ATGACAATAACTGAGAAACAAGATTTAAGTGAAGGTAGTAAAATTCATGTTACCAGTCCTTCGAACATAGCCATTGTTAAATATTGGGGAAAAACGGGAATGCAAATTCCCTTAAATCCTTCTGTCAGTTTCAGTTTAAAACATTCCATCACCGACACCTCGATCAGTTACACCTTTCATCCTGGTCAGGAAAACATCTCCTTCCGTTTGATCTTTGCGGGTAAGGAGAACACTACATTTAAAAAGAAAACAGAGGTATTTTTCAAAAGGATCTTACAGATATTTCCCTGGTTAGTAAATTTTCATCTGAATATCGAAAGTAAAAACACTTTTCCTCATTCGTCAGGAATAGCCTCTTCGGCCAGTAGTTATGCAGCCTTGGCCATATGTTTAAGTAAAATACATCAACAAATAACCGGCCAGCAACTATCCGAGCAACAAATATCCAATGTGGCTCGTCTGGGCTCCGGTAGTGCCTGTCGATCGATATATGGTGGTTGGAATTCGTGGGGTAAATCAAAGCTAAAACAGAGCAGTAATATGCATGCGATTCACCTACAAGACAATATACACCCAAGCTTTACAAACATCCAAGACAGCATACTTATTGTCAGCGAAGATCAAAAAAAAGTGAGCAGTACCCTAGGGCACCAATTAATGGAAGGCCATCCCTATAGAGAAGGAAGAATACAACAAGCCAATGAGCATACAAATAAATTGTTCACTATTTTAAAAACAGGCGATTGGAATGCTTTTGTCACCTTGGCAGAAACGGAAGCACTAAGCCTTCATGCTTTAATGATGAGCTCCACACCCAATTACACCTTACTTTTGCCTAACTCCCTGAATATTGTTCAACAAATTAGAATATTTCGTGAACAAAACAATATTCCAGTCTGTTTCACCATCGATGCCGGTCCTAATATTCATGTTTTATATCCGGCTGCGAACAAAAAGCAAGTTCAGGAGTTTATTCACAATAATTTGATGTCATACTGTGTTCAAGGAAATTTAATACATGATGAGTTGGGCGATGGACCAGCAGAAATATTATAA
- a CDS encoding GYDIA family GHMP kinase: MNKEIKPSPVFSSRGNGKLMLSGEYLVLKGAKALSLPLKLGQSLDIYESKENGFIWEATHADGDWNTVKFNDKLTITSCTDDAFAKQLQKIIRKAIKLSPLQLADILEKRAVTHLEFMPQWGLGSSSTLLYNLSVFFKIDPYKLLQTTFKGSGYDIANAANSMAIFFLLIDDKPKSVEINFDPIFKNNIYFVYTGRKQNSKASIKGFHKRNISSEDIVKISAISTYMAVCTELTDFQELINEHEDIIGRIIDKTPVKQEHFSDFDGSIKSLGAWGGDFVMAVSKQTDEYVFDYFGNKKLNTIYKYEELVLNNPCR, encoded by the coding sequence ATGAACAAAGAAATAAAACCAAGCCCCGTTTTTTCTTCCAGAGGCAACGGCAAGCTAATGTTGTCTGGAGAATATTTAGTATTAAAGGGCGCAAAAGCATTATCATTACCATTAAAGTTAGGACAAAGTCTGGACATTTATGAATCCAAAGAAAATGGATTTATCTGGGAGGCCACGCATGCCGACGGAGACTGGAACACCGTTAAATTCAATGATAAACTTACTATTACCAGCTGTACCGATGACGCATTTGCAAAACAACTGCAAAAAATCATTAGAAAAGCCATCAAATTAAGCCCACTCCAACTAGCTGATATACTAGAAAAGAGAGCTGTAACTCATTTGGAATTTATGCCACAATGGGGACTTGGCAGTAGCTCTACACTGCTATATAACCTTTCTGTTTTTTTTAAAATTGATCCCTATAAGCTTCTGCAAACAACATTTAAAGGATCTGGCTATGACATCGCCAACGCAGCCAACTCAATGGCTATCTTCTTTCTGCTCATAGATGATAAGCCCAAAAGTGTTGAAATCAACTTTGATCCTATTTTTAAAAATAACATTTACTTTGTTTATACCGGTAGAAAACAAAATTCAAAAGCTTCCATTAAAGGCTTTCATAAAAGAAATATTTCTTCTGAAGATATTGTCAAAATAAGCGCCATATCTACATACATGGCGGTATGCACCGAATTAACTGATTTTCAAGAACTCATAAACGAGCACGAAGATATCATTGGCAGAATAATAGATAAAACGCCCGTTAAACAAGAACATTTTAGCGACTTTGATGGTTCTATCAAATCACTGGGAGCTTGGGGTGGCGATTTTGTGATGGCTGTAAGTAAACAAACAGACGAATATGTTTTTGATTACTTTGGCAATAAAAAATTAAATACCATATATAAGTACGAAGAATTGGTTTTAAATAACCCTTGCAGGTAA